In Pseudofrankia saprophytica, one genomic interval encodes:
- a CDS encoding cytochrome P450 — protein sequence MATDSTTTGGSTSDVLPEDKPDTRLISGDFWGDDPHRGLAWLRANDPVHWDPDGEIWGVTKYLDVREVSKHPEIYSSASGFRPDVSGFPMMIEMDDPAHWHRRKLLNKGFTPRRVQDQRARIQTVAHALVDQVCERGECDFVWDVAAWLPLIVIGDLLGAVPEMYPDLLRWSDDMMRGQGQSDNAEAAGKMMTAAAEYSTYFTGVLADRRAHPRDDLLGVLAHAEADGDRLDDESMFYESLLLLIGGDETTRHVITGGLYQLLADRANWERLRANRALLPRAVEEMLRWVSPIRNMARTLTQDATLRGRQLREGQKLLLLYPSANRDEDVFADPFRFDIERTPNEHLAFGLGTHFCLGNSLARLELSIIFDTLLDRLPDLELVTPDEPALRPANFVSGYESLKVTFTPTKPVGATL from the coding sequence ATGGCGACGGACAGCACGACGACCGGCGGTTCCACGTCGGACGTACTCCCCGAGGACAAGCCCGACACTCGTCTGATCAGCGGCGATTTCTGGGGGGACGACCCGCATCGCGGGCTGGCCTGGCTCCGGGCGAACGACCCGGTCCACTGGGACCCGGACGGCGAGATCTGGGGCGTCACCAAGTACCTGGACGTCCGCGAGGTCTCCAAGCACCCGGAGATCTATTCGAGCGCAAGCGGCTTCCGGCCCGATGTCAGCGGCTTCCCGATGATGATCGAGATGGACGATCCGGCGCACTGGCACCGTCGCAAACTGCTGAACAAGGGCTTCACGCCCCGGCGCGTCCAGGACCAGCGGGCCCGTATCCAGACAGTCGCGCACGCGCTGGTCGACCAGGTCTGCGAGCGCGGCGAATGCGACTTCGTCTGGGACGTCGCCGCCTGGCTGCCGCTCATCGTCATCGGCGACCTGCTCGGCGCGGTTCCCGAGATGTACCCGGACCTGCTGCGCTGGTCCGACGACATGATGCGAGGCCAGGGCCAGTCCGACAACGCCGAGGCCGCCGGAAAGATGATGACCGCCGCCGCCGAGTACTCCACGTACTTCACCGGGGTGCTGGCCGACCGGCGGGCGCACCCGCGCGACGACCTGCTCGGCGTCCTCGCGCACGCCGAGGCCGACGGCGACCGGCTCGACGACGAGTCGATGTTCTACGAGTCGCTGCTCCTGCTGATCGGCGGCGACGAGACCACCCGCCACGTCATCACCGGCGGGCTCTACCAGCTGCTGGCGGACCGGGCGAACTGGGAGCGGCTGCGCGCGAACCGCGCACTGCTGCCGAGGGCCGTCGAGGAGATGCTCCGCTGGGTCAGCCCGATCCGGAACATGGCCCGCACGCTGACCCAGGACGCGACGCTGCGCGGCAGGCAGCTTCGCGAGGGCCAGAAACTGCTGCTGCTCTACCCGTCGGCCAACCGCGACGAGGACGTGTTCGCGGACCCGTTCCGGTTCGATATCGAGCGCACCCCGAACGAGCACCTCGCCTTCGGCCTGGGCACGCATTTCTGCCTGGGCAACTCGCTCGCGCGCCTCGAGCTGAGCATCATCTTCGACACCCTGCTCGACCGGCTGCCCGATCTCGAGCTCGTCACCCCCGACGAGCCGGCGCTGCGCCCGGCGAACTTCGTCAGCGGATACGAGTCGCTCAAGGTCACCTTCACCCCGACGAAGCCGGTAGGCGCGACGCTGTGA
- a CDS encoding helix-turn-helix transcriptional regulator, which yields MTAAPLIAMRRCATVVAGTVEHRATEVISYWHRHDLHEIEYAVSGCAEIRTPTTHYLLPPSHAAWVPAGVEHAPLLRDVTTIAVFFDPAVFDFPRVGAAIIPVPPVMREMMRYAARWPIGRTHEDAAANAEASGFFTALAGVVRRQLAYEAPLSLPVSDDPVVRDVIAYTAAHLADARSAAVCRAVGISERVLRRRFATVLGQTWQEHLRQARLVRAMALLSTSTMSVSQIAAAVGFGSASALARAFRAWTGETPSAYRDRSLTSVDPDESGPNQT from the coding sequence GTGACCGCCGCGCCGCTCATCGCCATGCGCCGGTGCGCCACGGTGGTCGCGGGCACGGTGGAGCACCGCGCGACCGAGGTGATCTCGTACTGGCACCGCCACGACCTGCACGAGATCGAGTACGCCGTATCCGGCTGCGCCGAGATTCGCACCCCGACGACGCACTACCTGCTGCCGCCGTCCCATGCGGCGTGGGTGCCCGCCGGAGTCGAACACGCCCCGCTGCTCAGGGACGTGACCACCATCGCGGTGTTCTTCGACCCCGCCGTCTTCGACTTTCCACGCGTGGGGGCCGCCATCATTCCGGTGCCGCCGGTGATGCGCGAGATGATGAGATACGCCGCCCGGTGGCCCATCGGTCGGACCCACGAGGACGCGGCGGCCAACGCGGAGGCCAGCGGCTTCTTCACGGCGCTTGCCGGCGTCGTCCGTCGCCAGCTCGCCTACGAGGCGCCGCTGTCACTGCCGGTCTCGGACGATCCCGTCGTCCGCGACGTGATCGCCTATACCGCCGCGCACCTGGCCGATGCCAGGTCCGCCGCGGTCTGCCGTGCCGTCGGCATCTCCGAACGCGTACTGCGCAGACGGTTCGCGACCGTCCTGGGCCAGACCTGGCAGGAGCACCTGCGGCAGGCTCGGCTGGTCCGGGCCATGGCGCTGCTCAGCACGTCGACGATGTCGGTCAGCCAGATCGCCGCCGCGGTGGGTTTTGGGAGCGCGAGCGCGTTGGCCCGCGCCTTCCGGGCTTGGACGGGAGAGACCCCTTCCGCCTATCGCGACCGCTCCCTCACCAGCGTCGACCCGGATGAGAGCGGACCGAACCAGACGTAA